A stretch of DNA from Staphylococcus sp. KG4-3:
GAGCACGAGCAAAGCCATAATCAGCGAATTTTAAGATTAAATCGAAAATCTGTTTACTTAATGCTTCTTCATAACCATTTTTTATTGCACCATTTACAAAATGTTGTCTTTCACTTTCAAGTACAGCACGATTTTTTTTACTCATAGCTCGGCGTAAAATATCCGCTTCACCATAATTGAAATTCGCAAACTTACTCGCAATTTGCATAATTTGTTCTTGATAAATAATAACACCATACGTCTTTGATAATATTGGTGCTAAATCTTGATGTAAATATTGTACTTTGTCTGGGTTATGTCGACGAGAAATATAAGTTGGTATCTCTTCCATTGGTCCAGGACGATAAAGTGATGTTACGGCAACTATATCTTCGAAATGTTCAGGCTGTAACCTCTTCAATACATTTCTAATCCCATCAGACTCTAACTGGAAAATACCAGTCGTGTCACCTTGGGATAATAATTGAAATACTTGTTTATCATCAAAAGGTATTTGTTCAATATCAATATCTATCTGCATGTCATATTTTACTTGTTTCACAATCTGATGAATAATTGAGAGGTTTCTTAATCCTAAGAAGTCAATTTTTAACAATCCGATTCTCTCTGCTTCTGTCATCGTCCATTGTGTCAACAAGCCTGTATCTCCTAATGTGAGTGGCGCATAATCGTAAAGTGGGTGGTCATTTATAATTATGCCTGCCGCATGTGTAGAAGTATGACGAGGAAGCCCTTCTAGTTTCTTACATATTTCAAACCAACGTTCGTTACGATGATTACGATGAACAAATTGCTTAAAATCTTCTTGTTGATAAGCTTCATCTAATGTAATCCCTAATTTATGAGGTATTAGTTTCGAAATTTCATTCAATGTTATTTCATCAAAACTCATAATTCTACCCACGTCTCTGGCCACAGCTCTTGCAAGTAAATGCCCAAAAGTCACGATACCCGCAACGTGAGTATCACCATATTTCTCTTGGACGTATTGAATCACTTTATCTCGATGTGTATCTTCAAAATCTATATCAATATCTGGCATCGTCACACGCTCTGGATTTAAAAAACGTTCGAATAAGAGATTGTATTGAATAGGATCTATCGTTGTAATATTTAATAGGTAACTGACTAAAGACCCAGCTGCCGAACCACGTCCTGGGCCTACTAATACATCATGCGTTTTAGCATAATGAATCAAATCACTTACAATTAAGAAATAATCTTCAAAGCCCATGTTAGTAATAACTTTATATTCATGTAATAACCGTTGCTTATAAGTTTCAAAATGCTTTTGCTTTAAATCCATATCATTTAATTTCGTCTCCAATATTTGCCATAAATATTGTTTTGACTGTGTGTTATTTGGCGTTTTGAATTTAGGCAAGAGAGATTGATTATAAGTTATCTCAGCTTGACATATATTTTCAAGCTGATTTGTTTGTTCCCATACTGCTTCACTTAATTCTAAATTATCTAGTTGTGTTTTTGAATATAGATGTGCATCATAATCTTTCGGTTCACTCACCAAATCTAGTTTACTATTATCTTTAATAGCTGATAATGCGGTTAGTGTATCTGAGTCTTGCTGATTTAGATAGCGCGTACTTTGTGCCCATACAATTGGCAAATCAAATGTATATTGACTCGTATGGTTGACATATACGTATGAGTAATCCTCAAATTTTGTTACTAATGCCTCATTAGATGATGAGACATCTTTAAAAATAACGACAAGGTGTTCTATATATTTTTTCAACCATTCTACAGGGGTTTCTGTTTTTTCTTTCATTTTTATAGCAGAAGATAACTTAAATAAATCTTTAAGACCTATATTGTCTCGTGCTAATACTATTGTTTCAACGACATCTAATCCATCTGTAACGTTAACAGTCATACCAAAGATAGGATGAATATTTGCTGCGATACACGCATCATAAAATTGTGGATAACCATATAATACATTTGTATCTGTTATAGCTAATGCTGTATAACCTTCTTTAGCAGCTTTAGCAACGACATCTTTAATTCTCAAACTAGAATACAACAAGTCATACGTCGTATGAACATTTAAATGTACTACCATGAGCAAATACCTCCAATCTTTCTACAATTTATTATTTAATGCGTCTGCCAATTCATTAAAACGAGCCCAATCGCTCACCGACACACCTGAAGCATTTGGGTGTCCGCCACCTCCAAAGTCACTAGCAACATCATTGATAATGATACCTTTAGACCTAATACGGCATCTAATCTCAGACCCTTCATCTACAGCAAAAATCCATATTTTTAAGCCTTGTATATCTGCAATAGTATTTACAAATAATGACGCTTCATTTGCTGCAATATCAAATTGCTCGAGGATATCTTTGGTAATGATGACTTTACAAAAGCCTTTGTCATTCAAATCAAAATGTTGCAATACATAACCTTGGAAAGGTAATAATTTGGGATCTTTTTCACCCATTTTATTAAGTTCTTCATTATGGCTGAATGGAAAGGTCAACAATTGGCTTGCCACACTCATTGTATGAGACGTCGTATTGTTAAATAGGAAACGTCCTGTATCGCCTACAATACCTAAATAAAGTACTCTCGCTACTGAAGCATCTATAATTGATAAATCGTTAAAATGTTCTATAAAATCAAATATAATTTCACTTGTTGAAGATGCTTGATCATTCACGTAGTTAATATCACCATATTGATCTACTGCTGGATGATGGTCAATCTTGATTAACATACGTCCCTTGTCAAAACGTTCATCACTAATTCTAGGAGCGTTAGCAGTATCACAGACAATTACGAGTGCATCTTTATATTGATCATCAGCTATTTCATCAAATGTCCCTATAAAGTCTAATGAAGGTTCCGACTCCCCTACTGCATAAATATACTTGTCTGGGAACTTTAATTTTAGATAATTTTTCAAACCTAATTGTGAACCATAAGCATCTGGATCTGGTCTTACATGCCTATGTATAATAATCGTTTCTGCTGCTTCTACTTCTTGCATAATTTGGTTAAACGCTTTAGTCATCTCTATACTTCCTTTTCACTTTTATATTTAATCTATCATCTGACAAATTATCATTGCTTTAGCTACTTGTTGACTATCACTTGTCATTGTTATTTCTAATTTAGCAAAATTTCTTCCAACATCTAACATTTCATAATGTACATGTATTTCCGACTCAATTTGAACTGTTTTGATATATATAATATTCAAACTTTCTATCATAACTTCTAGTTTTTTTAGTTTTCTCATTTCATAACGTACTGTTTCTTCTATGATTGCTACAAAAACTGCTTTGCTTAATGTACCATATTGGTTAGTTAGTAATGGAGTAGTCTGCACTTGTATGCCATCATTAGCAATAGTAATATGCTTTGCAATTTGATCATTGATTGTTTCACCGACTTGAGGTTGTCTACTCAATAGTTGCATGGCTGTCAGTACATCTTTTCTTGTGATAACCCCTATAAGCTTCTTGCTTGGTGTAATCACTGGTAGCAATTCAATACCTTCCCAAATCATCATATGTGCACAATTAGCAACAGTTGTTGATAATTGTACATTAATTGGCGCTTTTGTCATAAATTGTGCAAGGGTATCATTTTCTTGCATCTTTATAATCTCTTTGCTAGTCACTATGCCCACAAGTCGCCATTCATCATCTATAACTGGAAATCTTGAATGACCTGTTTCACTTGCTTTAACTTTATAATCATTGAGAGACATATGATCAAATACCACTGTGTCTTCATTTACAGGTTTAACAATATCCTCAACGACTAAAATTTCTTTGCGAATCATTTGGTTATACATTGCTCTATTAATAATATTTGCAACTAGGTATGTATCATAATTCGATGAAAGTATTGGTAGATCATGGTCATCTGCATACTTGATTATTTCAGGTGAAGTATTAAATCCACCTGTAATAAGTACTGCACTTCCTCTTTTTAATGCTGCTAATTGCACGTCTTTACGGTTACCAACAATCAGCAAAGTGTGCGCGCTTAAATATTTTACGACATCCTCTATTTCCATCGCACCTATTGCAAATTTTGTGAGAGTTTTAATTAATCCATTTCTACCACCAAGTACTTGACCATCTATAATCTTTACAATTTCAGCAAAAGTTAATTGTTCAATTTGTTCTCGTGATTTCTTCTCAATGCGAACAGTACCGACCCTATCAATTGTAGCTACTAAACCAATTTGGCCAGCATCTTTGATAGCACGATAAGCTGTCCCTTCAGAGACATTGAGATCTTTCGCAATTTTTCTAACAGAAATTTTTTGACCAACTGCTAGAGATTCTATATATGATAAAATTTGTTCATGCTTTGTCATTTCAATAACCTCATTTATTTTGAACAGTTTCTATCATATTATAACTTTTTATAACTAAAAATGCGATGTAACAAACCAAATAAAATAATTTATATCGATTTAAGTAAAAAAATTTCCTTAAAATTATATATAACAGCTTTATTAATAATTTTAATATGTTAAATCCAATATTTTAGTTGGCTTTATCAATGAACTTTTATTAGAATGGAGTTAAGGAGGGATGAACAATGTTCAAAAATATATTACTTGGTGTTGATACAACACTTAAAAATGAAAAAGCACTTGATGAAGTTTCAAAATTAGCAGGAGAAGGTACAAAGGTTACAATTTTAAATGCAATTAGCGAACAGGATGCACAAGCATCAATCAAATCTGGTGTTCATTTAGATAAACTCGTAGAAAAACGTAGCGAAGGTCTCGAGAGTACACGTAACGCTTTAAAAGAATACGATATTGAGTATGACGAAATCATAGTCCGCGGGAATGCCAAAGAGCAATTAGTCAGAGAAGCTAACAGTGGTAAATACGAAATTGTTGTACTTAGTAACCGAAAAGCTGAAGATAAGAAAAAGTTTGTCTTAGGCAGTGTAAGTCATAAGGTTGCTAAAAGAGCACGCATCCCTGTATTAATAGTAAAGTAATTATAAAAAGCCTGAAGTTCTATAAAGTACTTCAGGCTTTTCTATATAAATTAGCTTATATTTTATATCATATTTAAAATTTTACTGCTTCTCCTGGTTTCAATATTTGAACCTCTCCTGTTGCGACAGCCTCTTTAAATGCATTAGGATCTTGTTCAATAAGTTCAAACGTATCATAGTGCACTGGCACTGTAATTTTAGGTTTAATAAAAGTATTTATTGCATAACTCGCGTCGTCTATACCCATTGTGAAATTATCACCAATTGGAATAAAACATACATCCACAGGATGACGGTCAGCAATTAATTTCATATCGCTAAATAACCCTGTATCTCCAGTATGATAAATCGTTTTGCCTTCAGCTTCTATAATAACTCCCATTGGCATACCTAAATATACTGGCACCCCATTATCATCTGTTAAACTTGAACTATGAAATGCTTGTACAAATTTTACACTTCCGAAGTCTAACTCTGCTTTCCCACCTATATTCATCGGTCTAACATGCTCTACATTATGATATGTAGTCAAATAATCTCCTAATTCTGCAGACCCAATAACCGTTGCATGGTTTCTATTAGCAAGTTCAATTGTGTCACCAAAATGGTCACCATGGCCATGCGTCAAAATGATATAGTCAACTTCCAATGTCGATGCATCTAAATCTGACATACCGTTACCCGTTATAAATGGATCTACGATAACCTTCTTACCATTCGCCTCGAAATATATTGTTGATTGTCCATGAAATGAAAGTTTCATTATTTTAATTCCTCCCATAAATCTATTTACATTACTTATACCACGATATCACTCTCATATAACACACTAATTAATTTTAAATAGTTATGAGGTATATTAAATTAATACATAAACTGATGAAATATGAATGTTATAATATTTAACTTTTGAATTCCTCTATGAAGTGGCATAAAATTAAAATGATTATAATTTTAGGAGGACGAACAAAAAATGAAATTAGAACAGATTACTAAAGAATTACAAACACAACAAGCTGACGCAGCTTGGATTACGACACCACTGAACATATTTTATTTCACAGGTTACTTAAGTGATCCTCACGAACGTTTACTAGCTTTATTAATTAAAGCTAACGGAGAGCAAATTTTATTTTGCCCACAATTAGAAATGGAAGATGTTAAAAATTCGCCGTTTGAAGGAGAAATTATTGGCTATTTGGACACAGAAAATGGTTTAGATAAATACCCACTTAAAATCAATAAATTACTTGTTGAAGCGGAACACTTAACACTTCATCGTCAACGTGCGCTTATAGATGCATTTGGAGTTCAACAATTCGGTGATATCGACCAAACAATTAAAGAATTACGAAATGTTAAAAGCGAACATGAAATCGCTACTATTAAAAAAGCGTGTGAACTCGCAGATAAATGTATTGAAATTGGTGTAGCATTTTTAGAAGAAGGTGTCACAGAACGACAAGTTGTTAACCATATAGAAAATGAAATTAAAGCTTATGGTGTCAACGAAATGAGTTTCGATACAATGGTATTATTTGGTGATCACGCGGCCTCTCCTCACGGCACTCCAGGTGATCGTCAACTTCAAAAAGATGAGTTTGTTTTATTTGATTTAGGCGTAATTTACGATAATTATTGTAGTGATATGACAAGAACTGTTAGATTTGGCACACCTAGTGATGAAGCACAAGAAATTTATAATATCGTATTAAAAGCAGAACAAGAGGCTATCGCTGCTATAAAACCTGGTGTAACAATTAAAGATGTTGATGATATTGCACGTAATATCATTAGTGATGCTGGTTATGGTGAATATTTCCCTCATAGATTAGGTCATGGTTTAGGTCTAGAAGAACATGAATATCAAGATATTTCTAGTTCAAATACAAATCAATTTGTCGCTGGTATGGTAGTTACAGTAGAGCCAGGTATTTATGTACCTGGCGTAGCAGGTGTACGTATAGAAGACGACATTCTTGTTACCAAAGATAGACATGAAAGCTTGACTGGATACGAAAAATGATTAAAGAAGCAGTAGTTGAAACAATTCAGCAAGTCGAACATGCGATAAGTAACGGGGCGAATCGTATTGAACTATGTGACAACTTAACTGTTGGGGGCACAACGCCAAGTGTTGGTATGGTCGAAATTGCTACAGAAATATGTCACGCAAATCACGTAGAAATAGCAGTAATGATTCGACCACGCGGCGGAGATTTTGTCTATAATCTATATGACTTTGAAATTATGCAACGAGATATCAAGACACTAAAACAATTTAATGTTGATTATTTTGTATTTGGCTGTCTGACGCAAGATGCAGTTTTAAATGAATGGCAAATGAAAACATTAAAACAACTTGCTGACTCTATTCCTGTTGTTTGTCATATGGCATTCGACGAAATTCATCAGCATGGTCAAATTAAAGCGCTACACCAATTAATTGACCTTAAATTCACTAGATTGCTAACACATGGTGGTGCTAGTGACACTGATATCTTTGATAATTTAAATCATCTAGGTAAATTAGTCGTTAATTCAGGCGGCAACATTGAAATTATGCCTGGAGGCGGATTAAATAAGGATAATTTACAAGAACTTCTTGAAGCTTTCCCTTTTCAAGAGGTACACGGGACAAAAATCGTCTAAATCAATTTAAAGCTAATAAGATCAATTTTTAAATTTGGATAAAATATTTATCAATAAAAAACTGGTAATGCCCATAATGCGTTAATTCACATTGGCTTACCAGTTTTTATTTTTTAATATAATTATTTTAATGCACTTTCAATATCGGTATATGATAATTTTAATGCTTCAGCTACGCCTTTATTGGTAAGCTTACCATTAATTGTGTTTAAACCTAATGACAATGCTTGATTATCTTGTAATGCTTTTAAATAACCTTTTCCAGCAAGTTGTTGCGCATAAGGTAGTGTTGCATTATTCAAAGCAATCGTTGATGTACGAGGCACTGCACCAGGCATATTTGCTACTGCGTAATGTACAACACCATGTTTCTTATAAGTTGGGTCATCATGTGTAGAAATACGGTCAGTTGTTTCGAATATACCGCCTTGATCAATTGCTATATCAACTATGACTGCACCATCTCTCATTTGTTTAACCATATCTTCAGTTACAAGGTTTGGAGCTTTAGCGCCAGGAATTAATACTGCACCAATGACTAAATCGCTATCTTTCACACATTGCTCTATATTCAAAGGATTAGACATAATTGTGTGTACTCGACCATCAAATAAGTCTTCCAATTCTTGTAATCGTTTAGGATTAACATCTAAAATCGTAACATCTGCACCTAGTCCAAGCGCAATTTTTGCAGCATTTGTACCTGCTTGACCCCCACCGATAATTGATACGCGTCCTTTAGAAACGCCCGGTACGCCACCAAGAAGTATACCCATGCCGCCTTTATATTTTTGTAAAAATTCAGCTCCAATTTGAGCAGACATACGTCCCGCTACTTCACTCATTGGAGTTAACAATGGTAACGAACGATCTGGCAATTGCACAGTTTCATATGCAATACCAACAACTTTATTATCCAATAAAGCTTGAGTTAACGCTGGTTCGTTCGCTAAATGTAAATAAGTAAATAAAATTAAGCCTTCTTTAAAATATTGGAACTCTTCTGCTAATGGTTCTTTAACTTTCATGACCATATCTACATTCCAAACTTCTGCTTGCTCATTAACAATTTTAGCCCCTGCTGCAGTGTAGTCCACGTCTTCAAAATATGAACCCAAACCTGCAGATTTTTCAACGATAACAGTGTGCCCTTGTTCAACAAGTGCATGTACACCACTCGGAGACAAACTCACTCTATTTTCATTATTTTTAATCTCTTTAGGGATACCTATAATCATTTCTTCCACCTCCAAATTCATAGTAACGCGTATCCAATGAAAGCGCAATCATAGTTTAGGGTAGTTTTACAACATACAAATTGTGTTAATATTCTGTAAACGGTGGTATAATATAAGTAAGAAAAATAAGGAGGTAATTACGATGCTAACTTATAAAAATATTTTAATAGCAGTTGATGGATCACATGAGGCAGAGTGGGCATTTAACAAGGCTGTAGACGTAGCAAAACGTAACGATTCAAAACTTACTGTTGTGAATGTTATTGATTCAAGAACATATTCTTCATACGAAGTATATGATGCGCAATTTACTGAGAAATCTAAAAATTTCTCTGAAGATTTATTAAAAGGTTATAAAGAAGTCGCTACAAATGCAGGTGTTACTGATGTTGAAACACGTTTAGAGTTTGGTTCACCAAAAGCAATTATTCCTAAAAAATTAGCTGCTGATGTCGATGCAGATTTAATTATGTGTGGTACGTCTGGTTTAAATGCAGTAGAAAGATTCATTGTTGGCTCTGTGTCTGAGGCTATTGTGCGTCATTCTCCTTGTGATGTATTAGTTGTACGTACAGAAGAACTTCCAGAAGACTTCCAACCACAAGTTGCCACTGATGAATTCAGATCACAATACCAAGCTCGTTAAGTCGATACGAATAATGAATGATATTATTCATTTAAAACATAATAAGGTTTTAAGCAGGATGTTTTGTTCATATTAGCTGGGCATTTTATCCTGCTTTTTATGTCTTAATTTATTAGCGTTAAATAATGAATATTTTTAAAACTCTCACTTTTACAACATTGTTATCCAAAATTCAAGTATCCTTCACAATCATAACTTATCCTTTAATTAGTAAGCATATGAAAGGAGCATAACAGTTATGCAACTAGTCACAAAAATTACCTTCATTACATTACTGGCTATTGTAATGATAAATATGATATCACTTAATGCATTCACAACAAGTGCAAAGGACGTTACGCCACACTCTCATCAAGTTGATAAGCTAAGACTTATAGACAATAAAACAATACCACATGAACAAACATATAATAAAACTAAAGTCGGTGGTATATCAGGTATTACATATAATCCAAAATCTAATAAGTGGTATCTCCTTAGTGACGACCGTTCGGAACATAGCCCTTCCAGATTTTATGAAGCGAATTTAAATTATAATCTTCGTCAGTTTAATAACATAAATATTAAAAATGTTAATAACTTAAAACAGCCAAATGGTAATAATTATATAAGTAAAAAACAATTTAATAATAAATCAAAGGATATTGTGGCGGACCCAGAATCAATCCGTTTTGATCCTTTGACGAACAATATTTTATATACAAGTGAAGGTGATCGAAATTTAGGATTAAATCCATTTATCAGGTTTAGTAATTTAAACGGTACCTTTATTTCTGAATTGCCTATTAACGAATCATTAAAAATGGATACTCAATCAAAAAAAGGATTTCGTAATAATCTAGCCATTGAAGGCAGTACTTTTTCAGTTGATGGCACATCTATATGGACATCTATGGAAGCACCAGTAATACAAGACGGACCTGTTCCTACAGCCGATTCAGGCGCCCTATCACGCATCACACAATATGATCGCAGAGGTAACGTATTATCAGAATATGCCTATCCAATCGATTCAGTGCCACATGTAGGAGACAACACTAAAACAGCAGAAAACGGCGTTTCTGAAATGTTAGCCATTAATAAACATGAATTTTTAACATTAGAAAGAGCTAGTGTTCAGTCATCAGATGGTTCATTTAATAACTATGTACGGATTTATAAAATAGATGTTAATCATGCATCTGACATAAAAGATACAAAGACTTTGCAAAATGCTAAAGTAAAACCTGTTAAAAAGAAATTAGTTGCTAATTTAAACAATGAGCAATTAGATAAAGTAGATAATATCGAAGGTATGACATTTGGAAAAAAACTAGCAAACGGTAATGATTCACTTGTAGTTGTATCAGATAATAACTTCAATAAATCACAAATATCACAATTCATTGTATTTGAAGTAATAAACAACAAGACGTAATTTCAACACTACAACATAGATTATTATTCACAAAAAGCACCACGAGCAATCTCATGCTATGCATAAGGTTCCCGCGGTGCTTTAATTTTTAATGCTCGCTTATAAGATACAATATTTGTATCTTAATCAGATCTATTTAGTCTTACATCTAATATTCTATCTTTATAAATATTATTTAACGTCACCAAATTCAACTACATCACGTGCGATCATAACTTCTTCATTTGTTGGGATAACGATTACTTTAACTGGTGAATGTGGGTAGTTAATAAATCCTTCTTCACCGTGAATCGCTTCATTTTTCTTAGCATCCCAATAAACGCCCATAAATTCTAGGCCTTCTAATACTTTCGCTCTAACTGGATCTGAGTTTTCACCAACACCAGCTGTAAATACAATCACGTCTACACCATGCATACGCGTTGCATATGAACCAATATATTTATGAATACGAGAAGCAAATACATCAAGTGCTAATTGCGCTCTTTCTTTACCTTCTTTAGCTTCATCAATAATATCTCTTAAATCACTAGAAGTACCTGAAATACCTAATAAACCAGATTCTTTATTTAAAGTGTTTAAGACTTCTTCAGCATTTTTACCAGTTTTCTCCATGATGAATGGAATTAATGCTGGGTCAATATTACCTGAACGTGTTCCCATTGTCACACCTGCTAATGGCGTGAAGCCCATAGAAGTATCTACAGATTCACCACCATCAATAGCGGCAATAGAAGCACCATTACCAATATGACATGAAATAATACGTAACTCTTCAATAGGCTTACCTAAGATTTCTGAAGCACGTTGAGATACATATTTGTGGCTCGTACCATGGAAACCATATTTACGAATTCCGAAATCTTCGTAATATTGATACGGTAAACTATATAGATAAGATTTCTCTGGCATAGTTTGATGGAATGAAGTATCAAACACAGCAACATGAGGTATCTCAGGAAGTAACTTACGGAATGCACGAATTCCCATTAAGTTAGCAGGATTGTGCAATGGTGCAAGCTCACTTAAC
This window harbors:
- a CDS encoding metal-dependent hydrolase, coding for MKLSFHGQSTIYFEANGKKVIVDPFITGNGMSDLDASTLEVDYIILTHGHGDHFGDTIELANRNHATVIGSAELGDYLTTYHNVEHVRPMNIGGKAELDFGSVKFVQAFHSSSLTDDNGVPVYLGMPMGVIIEAEGKTIYHTGDTGLFSDMKLIADRHPVDVCFIPIGDNFTMGIDDASYAINTFIKPKITVPVHYDTFELIEQDPNAFKEAVATGEVQILKPGEAVKF
- a CDS encoding universal stress protein, which translates into the protein MFKNILLGVDTTLKNEKALDEVSKLAGEGTKVTILNAISEQDAQASIKSGVHLDKLVEKRSEGLESTRNALKEYDIEYDEIIVRGNAKEQLVREANSGKYEIVVLSNRKAEDKKKFVLGSVSHKVAKRARIPVLIVK
- a CDS encoding bifunctional oligoribonuclease/PAP phosphatase NrnA: MTKAFNQIMQEVEAAETIIIHRHVRPDPDAYGSQLGLKNYLKLKFPDKYIYAVGESEPSLDFIGTFDEIADDQYKDALVIVCDTANAPRISDERFDKGRMLIKIDHHPAVDQYGDINYVNDQASSTSEIIFDFIEHFNDLSIIDASVARVLYLGIVGDTGRFLFNNTTSHTMSVASQLLTFPFSHNEELNKMGEKDPKLLPFQGYVLQHFDLNDKGFCKVIITKDILEQFDIAANEASLFVNTIADIQGLKIWIFAVDEGSEIRCRIRSKGIIINDVASDFGGGGHPNASGVSVSDWARFNELADALNNKL
- a CDS encoding universal stress protein, with the translated sequence MLTYKNILIAVDGSHEAEWAFNKAVDVAKRNDSKLTVVNVIDSRTYSSYEVYDAQFTEKSKNFSEDLLKGYKEVATNAGVTDVETRLEFGSPKAIIPKKLAADVDADLIMCGTSGLNAVERFIVGSVSEAIVRHSPCDVLVVRTEELPEDFQPQVATDEFRSQYQAR
- a CDS encoding Xaa-Pro peptidase family protein, producing the protein MKLEQITKELQTQQADAAWITTPLNIFYFTGYLSDPHERLLALLIKANGEQILFCPQLEMEDVKNSPFEGEIIGYLDTENGLDKYPLKINKLLVEAEHLTLHRQRALIDAFGVQQFGDIDQTIKELRNVKSEHEIATIKKACELADKCIEIGVAFLEEGVTERQVVNHIENEIKAYGVNEMSFDTMVLFGDHAASPHGTPGDRQLQKDEFVLFDLGVIYDNYCSDMTRTVRFGTPSDEAQEIYNIVLKAEQEAIAAIKPGVTIKDVDDIARNIISDAGYGEYFPHRLGHGLGLEEHEYQDISSSNTNQFVAGMVVTVEPGIYVPGVAGVRIEDDILVTKDRHESLTGYEK
- the ald gene encoding alanine dehydrogenase; the encoded protein is MIIGIPKEIKNNENRVSLSPSGVHALVEQGHTVIVEKSAGLGSYFEDVDYTAAGAKIVNEQAEVWNVDMVMKVKEPLAEEFQYFKEGLILFTYLHLANEPALTQALLDNKVVGIAYETVQLPDRSLPLLTPMSEVAGRMSAQIGAEFLQKYKGGMGILLGGVPGVSKGRVSIIGGGQAGTNAAKIALGLGADVTILDVNPKRLQELEDLFDGRVHTIMSNPLNIEQCVKDSDLVIGAVLIPGAKAPNLVTEDMVKQMRDGAVIVDIAIDQGGIFETTDRISTHDDPTYKKHGVVHYAVANMPGAVPRTSTIALNNATLPYAQQLAGKGYLKALQDNQALSLGLNTINGKLTNKGVAEALKLSYTDIESALK
- a CDS encoding acetate kinase, translated to MSKLILAINAGSSSLKFQLIEMPEEKIVTKGLIERIGLKNSIFTIEVNGEKVTETKDIENHEDAVNIMLESFKEHGIIESIYDIDGTGHRVVHGGEIFPSSTYVDDEVEKQIESLSELAPLHNPANLMGIRAFRKLLPEIPHVAVFDTSFHQTMPEKSYLYSLPYQYYEDFGIRKYGFHGTSHKYVSQRASEILGKPIEELRIISCHIGNGASIAAIDGGESVDTSMGFTPLAGVTMGTRSGNIDPALIPFIMEKTGKNAEEVLNTLNKESGLLGISGTSSDLRDIIDEAKEGKERAQLALDVFASRIHKYIGSYATRMHGVDVIVFTAGVGENSDPVRAKVLEGLEFMGVYWDAKKNEAIHGEEGFINYPHSPVKVIVIPTNEEVMIARDVVEFGDVK
- a CDS encoding DRTGG domain-containing protein, with protein sequence MTKHEQILSYIESLAVGQKISVRKIAKDLNVSEGTAYRAIKDAGQIGLVATIDRVGTVRIEKKSREQIEQLTFAEIVKIIDGQVLGGRNGLIKTLTKFAIGAMEIEDVVKYLSAHTLLIVGNRKDVQLAALKRGSAVLITGGFNTSPEIIKYADDHDLPILSSNYDTYLVANIINRAMYNQMIRKEILVVEDIVKPVNEDTVVFDHMSLNDYKVKASETGHSRFPVIDDEWRLVGIVTSKEIIKMQENDTLAQFMTKAPINVQLSTTVANCAHMMIWEGIELLPVITPSKKLIGVITRKDVLTAMQLLSRQPQVGETINDQIAKHITIANDGIQVQTTPLLTNQYGTLSKAVFVAIIEETVRYEMRKLKKLEVMIESLNIIYIKTVQIESEIHVHYEMLDVGRNFAKLEITMTSDSQQVAKAMIICQMID
- a CDS encoding copper homeostasis protein CutC, producing MIKEAVVETIQQVEHAISNGANRIELCDNLTVGGTTPSVGMVEIATEICHANHVEIAVMIRPRGGDFVYNLYDFEIMQRDIKTLKQFNVDYFVFGCLTQDAVLNEWQMKTLKQLADSIPVVCHMAFDEIHQHGQIKALHQLIDLKFTRLLTHGGASDTDIFDNLNHLGKLVVNSGGNIEIMPGGGLNKDNLQELLEAFPFQEVHGTKIV
- a CDS encoding esterase-like activity of phytase family protein — its product is MQLVTKITFITLLAIVMINMISLNAFTTSAKDVTPHSHQVDKLRLIDNKTIPHEQTYNKTKVGGISGITYNPKSNKWYLLSDDRSEHSPSRFYEANLNYNLRQFNNINIKNVNNLKQPNGNNYISKKQFNNKSKDIVADPESIRFDPLTNNILYTSEGDRNLGLNPFIRFSNLNGTFISELPINESLKMDTQSKKGFRNNLAIEGSTFSVDGTSIWTSMEAPVIQDGPVPTADSGALSRITQYDRRGNVLSEYAYPIDSVPHVGDNTKTAENGVSEMLAINKHEFLTLERASVQSSDGSFNNYVRIYKIDVNHASDIKDTKTLQNAKVKPVKKKLVANLNNEQLDKVDNIEGMTFGKKLANGNDSLVVVSDNNFNKSQISQFIVFEVINNKT